In Synergistaceae bacterium, a genomic segment contains:
- the ligA gene encoding NAD-dependent DNA ligase LigA: MNIFQSRMNELYELINYHAGLYYDKDSPEISDFEYDSLVRELNDLERDHPEFTRKNFLTHNVGGSASNLFAPVQHNIPMLSLDNVFTPDELVNFFARIKREEHFTCEMKIDGLAVSLIYQDGKFIQGATRGNGITGEDVTENLLAVESIPKYLNNAPSGKIEVRGEILMTTDRFNALNQIRTERGEKTFANPRNAAAGTLRQKDSKIISERGLDIFLYYLVNAESYGITSQSKALEYLRNLGLPVQNACEYCENLNDVKNFIAHWQNERHKLNYLTDGVVIKLDDLTQWPEIGATSHAPRWAVAYKYPPEEALTRIKDIKISVGRTGVLTPVAILEPVRLAGTLVQRAGLHNYDEILRKDIRVGDLARVRKAAEIIPEVIEVDKSARTGDEKIFTMPEICPVCESEVVRLPGEIAYRCTNRASCPAQLKEGLKYFASRSSMNIKGLGDSLAAKLIDSGLVKCLSDIYNLKISDWLKLDKIARKSAENIMSELESSKSRPLENLITALGIPDVGKNAASLLVERFGDIDSLKSAGESDIALIEGIGPIIAKSVHEFFRNESNLKLIEDFRALGLTMSSNKKVIHGRLSGKIFVFTGTLDSMTRDDAAERVKNLGGKVSNSVSAKTSYLVAGDKTGSKLEKADRLGVKILSEQEFINLLNDS; this comes from the coding sequence ATGAATATATTTCAATCCCGTATGAATGAGCTTTATGAGCTTATAAATTATCATGCGGGACTCTATTATGACAAAGATTCGCCGGAAATCAGCGACTTTGAATATGACTCGCTTGTTCGTGAATTAAATGATTTAGAGCGCGATCACCCGGAATTTACACGCAAAAATTTCTTGACTCATAACGTCGGAGGCTCGGCAAGTAATTTATTTGCTCCTGTTCAGCATAATATCCCGATGTTGTCGCTTGATAATGTATTTACGCCTGATGAACTCGTTAATTTTTTCGCGCGCATAAAACGTGAAGAACATTTTACGTGCGAAATGAAAATTGACGGTCTCGCAGTCTCGCTTATATATCAGGACGGGAAATTTATTCAGGGCGCTACACGAGGAAACGGCATAACCGGCGAAGATGTTACAGAAAATTTATTAGCGGTCGAGTCAATTCCTAAATATTTAAATAATGCTCCGTCGGGAAAAATTGAAGTTCGCGGGGAAATCTTGATGACTACTGACAGATTCAACGCGTTAAATCAAATTCGTACTGAACGGGGCGAGAAAACTTTTGCGAATCCAAGAAACGCAGCAGCAGGGACTCTCAGGCAGAAGGACAGCAAAATTATTTCTGAACGGGGACTCGATATTTTCTTATATTACCTCGTGAACGCTGAGTCTTATGGGATAACGAGTCAAAGCAAAGCACTTGAATATTTGCGTAATTTAGGTCTTCCCGTGCAAAATGCCTGTGAATATTGCGAGAATCTTAATGACGTGAAAAATTTTATAGCTCACTGGCAGAACGAACGCCACAAATTAAATTATCTCACTGACGGAGTAGTTATCAAGCTCGACGATTTGACTCAATGGCCGGAAATAGGCGCGACTTCACATGCTCCGCGCTGGGCAGTAGCATATAAATATCCCCCTGAAGAGGCACTCACGCGCATAAAAGATATAAAAATTTCTGTCGGACGTACGGGAGTATTGACTCCTGTTGCGATTCTTGAACCTGTGAGACTCGCGGGGACTCTCGTTCAGCGCGCAGGACTTCATAATTATGATGAAATTTTGCGCAAAGATATTCGAGTCGGAGATCTCGCAAGAGTCAGGAAAGCAGCAGAAATTATTCCTGAAGTAATAGAAGTTGACAAGTCAGCGCGCACAGGAGACGAAAAAATTTTTACAATGCCGGAAATTTGCCCTGTCTGTGAGTCTGAAGTCGTGAGGTTGCCCGGCGAAATTGCTTATAGGTGTACAAATAGAGCGTCCTGCCCTGCACAGTTAAAGGAGGGTTTAAAATATTTTGCTTCACGTTCAAGTATGAATATTAAGGGACTCGGCGACAGTTTAGCAGCAAAATTAATTGATTCCGGACTCGTTAAGTGCTTGAGCGATATATATAATCTGAAAATTTCTGACTGGCTGAAACTTGATAAAATCGCACGTAAAAGCGCAGAAAATATTATGTCAGAATTAGAGTCATCAAAGAGTCGCCCATTAGAGAATTTAATTACAGCATTAGGGATTCCTGATGTCGGGAAAAATGCAGCGTCTTTATTAGTTGAGCGATTCGGGGATATTGACTCGCTCAAATCAGCAGGTGAAAGCGATATAGCATTGATTGAAGGGATCGGGCCGATAATTGCAAAAAGTGTTCATGAATTTTTCAGGAACGAGTCAAATTTGAAGTTAATAGAAGATTTCCGCGCGCTTGGCCTCACAATGAGCAGCAATAAAAAAGTTATTCACGGCAGATTATCAGGAAAAATTTTTGTCTTCACCGGAACACTTGACTCAATGACTCGAGACGATGCAGCAGAACGCGTAAAAAATTTAGGCGGTAAAGTCTCTAACAGCGTGAGTGCAAAGACAAGTTATTTAGTTGCAGGCGACAAAACCGGCTCAAAACTTGAGAAAGCAGATAGACTCGGCGTGAAAATTTTATCAGAACAGGAATTTATTAATTTGCTCAATGATTCATAA
- a CDS encoding putative Ig domain-containing protein: MRSKRFASLFIIAFIAVFIFAGNAFADIVDSSSPYHVSKWTSYRYVSIGSVFSDWNSGTFGGNCFMFARLVTNRLKNVDFNLQVNGMRAISNIKGVGPLAGKSVSSISRLIAQHFYDVSGSITEQQVKNAFANAKEGDVVQFRRNSNAGQHTLIIAKVYSDGFTTLEANSPYAGTISNQARYYKDFAKQINQAKNLGGFSIYRFGVDEVVRPSIKTAPWGDRVYAGYYYSFKPTATGSNLTWSISSGSLPPGFSINSSTGEISGTASHTASGKSSNMWISYIFNIKASNSAGESVKEAWLPVWEPPVIVTNSPLPNGTQGQSYRQEVKADGTAMSMTWRVKSGSLPPGLTLGKRNSNLVADRRYAVISGTPTQPGTYSFELECDNGNGFYPRGIDTKWFTITIKGTEPPYDSSININYTFKTPWSRGVYYSDWVKTNVDNYTWFQNFGELPPGLNISRSGKYIYLRGTPTKAGTYNFAITIYKIANGWYSGQRSFSYTVTITDSSNNSEWRSSAMSTTFNYLPGKIGTSYNDYILVNGGVAPYTARIVSGTAPSGLKLSTSGRYIKFTGTPRGQWGNFSFILRIVGANKGYVEKRCSIYINYNPAYPAGDNEEESLTKPKIITSSLIDANVNAEYSAAIEATGATPITWTLINSNLPEGVSFDANEGTVTGIFTEAGKYSLTVKADNPVGSKTKTVKIKVLPAKPLIITEELPMGVLREEYNIPIEAEGTDLKFSKSGSFPSGLKLDKKTGLIYGTPKRAGTYTFTITAKNKAGSDSKEFTLEINPGDPPSIDITSLPDGTVKTYYETTITTSGSSPIKWTKNGTLPSGLKLNKKTGILSGTPRKAGTYTFSITATNDAGSDTKEFELVIKNNAGGSNNTTSSNKDESESNSGSYGENRPVVELEANEDITGNSGSIQTHLYLVSDDEDIEGSITVEPDKALTFKIGEWVNSSGVAAEVSDVKIFIDSEEISSDIVISDDESFVLPSELVTGEFTIYAKALAGSLELTTREINIIANDDDINNGQSITASQSGNTDENGTLSAGGCNISFAGVVLLVLCGTMIFRKK, translated from the coding sequence ATGCGCAGTAAAAGATTTGCAAGTTTGTTTATTATCGCGTTTATTGCAGTATTTATATTCGCGGGTAATGCGTTTGCTGACATTGTTGACAGTAGCTCGCCCTATCACGTGTCAAAATGGACATCGTATCGGTATGTTAGTATCGGCTCGGTGTTTAGTGATTGGAATTCAGGAACTTTCGGCGGAAATTGTTTTATGTTTGCAAGGCTGGTAACTAATAGGCTCAAGAACGTAGATTTTAATCTTCAAGTTAATGGAATGCGTGCTATAAGTAATATTAAAGGTGTCGGCCCTCTTGCAGGTAAGTCTGTAAGCAGTATATCTAGACTCATAGCACAACATTTTTACGATGTCAGCGGAAGTATTACAGAGCAGCAGGTGAAAAATGCTTTTGCCAATGCTAAGGAGGGTGATGTAGTTCAATTTAGGCGCAATTCAAACGCAGGCCAGCACACATTAATAATAGCTAAAGTATACAGCGACGGATTTACGACTCTTGAAGCAAATTCACCCTATGCAGGTACTATCAGCAATCAGGCCAGATATTATAAAGATTTCGCTAAACAAATAAATCAAGCTAAAAATTTGGGCGGATTCTCTATTTACAGATTCGGAGTCGATGAAGTTGTACGGCCAAGCATTAAAACCGCTCCGTGGGGTGATAGAGTTTATGCAGGATATTATTACAGCTTTAAACCTACTGCAACGGGTTCAAATTTAACATGGAGCATTTCGAGCGGCAGTCTTCCGCCGGGATTCTCGATTAATTCATCAACAGGCGAAATAAGCGGCACTGCTTCACACACTGCAAGCGGTAAATCCTCGAATATGTGGATAAGTTATATTTTCAATATTAAAGCGTCAAATTCCGCAGGAGAATCCGTAAAAGAAGCTTGGTTACCTGTGTGGGAGCCGCCTGTAATTGTAACGAATTCACCACTTCCAAACGGTACACAGGGACAGTCTTACAGACAAGAAGTCAAAGCAGATGGCACAGCAATGAGTATGACATGGAGAGTCAAAAGCGGTTCTCTTCCTCCCGGACTTACACTTGGTAAAAGAAATTCTAATTTAGTTGCAGACCGCCGCTATGCTGTAATATCAGGAACACCTACACAGCCCGGTACTTATTCATTTGAGTTAGAATGTGATAACGGCAATGGGTTTTATCCTAGAGGCATAGATACTAAGTGGTTTACAATTACTATCAAGGGTACGGAGCCTCCATATGACTCAAGTATCAACATAAATTATACCTTCAAGACTCCTTGGTCGCGCGGGGTGTATTATTCTGACTGGGTCAAGACAAATGTTGACAACTATACATGGTTCCAGAATTTTGGCGAACTTCCTCCAGGTTTGAATATTAGTCGTTCAGGCAAGTATATTTATCTAAGAGGTACACCGACAAAGGCAGGCACTTACAATTTTGCGATAACTATATATAAAATCGCTAATGGCTGGTATTCAGGTCAAAGGTCGTTCTCATACACAGTTACAATCACAGATTCGAGCAATAATAGTGAATGGCGTTCTTCTGCTATGTCTACAACATTTAATTATTTACCAGGCAAAATAGGCACGTCATACAATGATTATATACTCGTCAACGGCGGGGTCGCTCCATACACGGCAAGAATCGTCAGCGGTACAGCTCCATCAGGGCTAAAACTTTCAACATCAGGACGCTATATAAAATTCACAGGCACACCCAGAGGCCAATGGGGTAATTTCTCGTTTATATTGCGCATAGTTGGAGCAAATAAAGGCTATGTCGAAAAAAGGTGTTCAATTTACATAAATTATAACCCTGCTTATCCGGCCGGAGACAACGAGGAGGAAAGCCTGACAAAACCTAAGATTATAACAAGCTCCCTTATTGACGCAAATGTAAACGCAGAATATTCCGCAGCAATCGAGGCAACCGGAGCAACGCCTATAACTTGGACTCTCATAAACAGCAATTTACCGGAAGGCGTGAGCTTTGACGCAAACGAAGGCACAGTAACAGGCATTTTCACGGAAGCAGGCAAATATTCACTCACAGTCAAGGCTGATAACCCGGTAGGTTCAAAGACTAAGACCGTAAAAATTAAAGTCTTGCCAGCAAAACCGTTAATCATCACTGAAGAATTGCCTATGGGAGTATTGCGTGAAGAATATAATATCCCAATCGAGGCAGAAGGCACAGATCTTAAATTCTCTAAGAGCGGCAGTTTCCCAAGTGGACTTAAACTCGACAAGAAAACGGGATTAATTTACGGCACACCTAAGAGAGCAGGCACTTACACATTCACAATTACGGCCAAGAATAAAGCAGGCTCTGACTCGAAAGAATTTACGCTTGAGATTAACCCTGGCGACCCGCCTTCTATTGATATTACGAGCTTACCCGATGGAACTGTGAAGACTTATTACGAGACTACGATTACAACATCAGGATCAAGCCCGATAAAATGGACTAAGAACGGGACTCTTCCTTCAGGACTCAAGCTCAACAAAAAAACGGGCATTTTGTCAGGTACACCTAGGAAGGCAGGCACTTATACATTCTCGATAACTGCAACGAATGACGCAGGCAGCGACACAAAAGAATTTGAACTCGTAATCAAGAATAATGCAGGAGGCAGCAATAATACGACCTCAAGCAATAAAGACGAAAGCGAGTCTAATTCCGGTAGCTATGGAGAAAACCGCCCGGTCGTCGAACTTGAAGCAAACGAAGACATCACCGGCAATTCAGGCAGCATTCAGACTCATTTATATCTAGTCAGCGATGATGAAGACATAGAAGGATCTATCACTGTCGAACCCGATAAGGCTTTAACGTTCAAAATAGGCGAATGGGTCAATAGTTCCGGCGTTGCTGCAGAAGTATCTGACGTGAAAATCTTTATTGACTCTGAAGAAATTTCAAGCGATATAGTAATTTCTGATGATGAGTCTTTCGTTTTGCCGAGTGAGCTTGTAACGGGAGAATTTACAATTTATGCAAAGGCTCTCGCAGGAAGTCTCGAACTCACGACCAGAGAAATTAATATTATTGCAAATGACGATGATATTAATAACGGTCAGAGTATAACAGCATCACAAAGCGGGAACACTGACGAAAACGGCACACTGAGCGCAGGGGGATGTAACATCAGCTTTGCAGGAGTTGTTTTACTCGTTTTGTGCGGCACTATGATATTCAGGAAGAAATAA
- a CDS encoding prolyl-tRNA synthetase associated domain-containing protein yields MILQEVLNKLNELGINYELEEHEAVFTIEAIIKLGLNKRGMIPVNLFLRDANGKRHFLVIHDGEKQTDLKKLREQIICSRLSFGSEERLYKHLGLTKGSVSPFGLINNINNDVELIIDSSIRNQPLLGFHPNINTATVWLSYQDFMKFVNACGNPVKFVDC; encoded by the coding sequence ATAATCTTGCAGGAAGTCTTGAATAAATTAAACGAGCTTGGCATTAATTACGAACTCGAAGAACATGAAGCAGTCTTTACAATCGAGGCAATTATAAAACTTGGCCTGAACAAACGCGGAATGATTCCAGTAAATTTATTTTTGCGCGACGCTAACGGGAAGAGACATTTTTTAGTGATCCATGACGGCGAGAAACAAACTGACCTCAAAAAATTGCGTGAACAAATTATTTGCTCGCGTTTGAGCTTTGGCTCTGAAGAAAGATTATATAAACATTTAGGACTCACAAAAGGTTCCGTGTCTCCGTTCGGGCTGATAAATAATATAAATAATGACGTAGAATTAATCATTGACTCAAGCATAAGAAATCAGCCGCTTTTAGGTTTTCACCCGAATATAAATACTGCGACTGTTTGGCTTAGTTATCAGGATTTCATGAAATTTGTTAATGCCTGCGGGAATCCTGTAAAATTTGTTGACTGCTAG
- the lysS gene encoding lysine--tRNA ligase, whose protein sequence is MPEELFNSEDNEVVRQRKEKLQRLLSEEGYNPYVNETWDRRDTLESIREKFDFLQPEEESQDSPVKTAGRVMTIRRQGKATFADLADENSRMQLYFQLNTVGEENYNFLKKWVDTGDWLGIEGHPCRTRRGELTIMVTNYKLLSKAIRPLPEKWHGLTDTEIRYRQRYMDLIANPEVREVFRKRSKIISSFRETLESHGTLEVETPILSVLAGGANARPFKTFHNALGVDMYMRIAVELYLKRLVVGMMGRVYEIGRNFRNEGIDTMHNPEFTMMEVYWPYANYVDMMNLAEELIRNAAKSIGTLNIEWNGTQLDLSKPFKRITMREAVKEFAGVDIDTVKSDEEAREIARSKGLGAEMTGHESKFAVLNLLFEAFGEEKLIEPTFLLGHPTEISPLSKRDPENPDYTHRFELFMFGKEVANAFSELNDPIDQRERFEDQARKKAEGDEEAHVFDEDFINAIEAGLPPTGGMGIGMDRIVMFLTGARSIRDVILFPAMKPKS, encoded by the coding sequence ATGCCCGAAGAATTATTTAACTCGGAAGATAACGAGGTAGTAAGACAGCGCAAGGAAAAATTACAGCGTCTATTATCCGAAGAAGGCTATAACCCCTATGTAAACGAAACATGGGACAGGCGCGACACTTTAGAGTCAATTCGCGAAAAATTTGACTTCTTGCAGCCCGAAGAAGAATCACAGGACTCACCAGTCAAGACAGCAGGAAGAGTCATGACAATCAGACGACAGGGTAAAGCAACTTTCGCAGACTTGGCCGACGAAAATTCACGAATGCAATTATATTTTCAGCTTAATACTGTAGGCGAAGAAAATTATAATTTCCTCAAAAAATGGGTTGACACCGGCGACTGGCTCGGCATCGAAGGCCACCCCTGCAGAACAAGACGCGGCGAATTAACTATCATGGTAACAAATTATAAATTACTCAGCAAAGCAATTCGCCCACTGCCCGAAAAATGGCACGGATTAACAGACACTGAAATAAGATATAGACAGCGTTACATGGATTTAATCGCAAATCCTGAAGTCCGCGAAGTTTTCCGTAAGCGTTCTAAAATTATTTCGTCGTTCAGGGAGACTCTCGAATCTCACGGCACATTAGAAGTCGAGACTCCGATTTTGTCAGTTCTTGCAGGAGGAGCAAACGCAAGACCCTTCAAAACTTTTCATAACGCGCTGGGTGTCGATATGTATATGCGTATTGCCGTAGAATTATATTTGAAGCGTCTCGTCGTCGGCATGATGGGCAGAGTTTACGAGATAGGCCGAAATTTCCGCAATGAAGGTATTGACACAATGCACAACCCCGAATTTACTATGATGGAAGTATATTGGCCTTACGCAAATTATGTTGACATGATGAATCTTGCGGAAGAATTAATCAGGAACGCAGCAAAATCTATCGGGACTCTCAATATAGAATGGAACGGCACGCAATTAGACCTCTCAAAACCTTTTAAGCGTATCACAATGCGTGAAGCAGTAAAAGAATTTGCCGGAGTCGACATTGACACAGTTAAATCCGACGAGGAAGCGCGCGAAATAGCACGTTCTAAGGGACTCGGCGCAGAAATGACCGGACATGAAAGCAAATTTGCAGTGTTGAATCTCTTATTTGAGGCGTTCGGCGAAGAAAAATTAATTGAACCTACATTTTTGCTCGGACACCCTACGGAAATATCGCCGCTTTCAAAACGTGATCCCGAAAATCCTGATTATACGCACAGATTCGAGTTATTCATGTTCGGGAAAGAAGTAGCAAATGCATTCAGTGAACTTAATGACCCTATCGACCAGCGCGAAAGATTCGAGGATCAGGCACGCAAGAAAGCAGAAGGCGACGAGGAAGCACACGTTTTCGACGAAGATTTTATTAACGCAATCGAAGCAGGTCTCCCCCCGACTGGAGGCATGGGAATCGGCATGGATAGAATCGTTATGTTCTTGACCGGCGCACGTTCAATCAGGGACGTTATTTTATTCCCTGCGATGAAGCCGAAATCTTAA
- a CDS encoding desulfoferrodoxin — protein MMEKLNVFKCAKCGNIVEVMHVGGGTLSCCGEPMKLLKENTTDAAQEKHVPVLDGKKVKVGSVAHPMQDDHYIEWVEVIEGERIARCFLKPGEEPAVEFGCAKPGVTMREYCNKHGLWKAEA, from the coding sequence ATAATGGAAAAGTTGAACGTTTTTAAGTGTGCTAAATGCGGAAATATCGTCGAAGTTATGCACGTCGGCGGCGGGACTCTTTCTTGTTGCGGAGAACCAATGAAGCTGTTAAAGGAAAATACGACCGATGCAGCGCAGGAAAAACACGTTCCCGTTCTTGACGGCAAAAAAGTAAAAGTCGGCAGCGTCGCTCACCCAATGCAGGACGATCATTATATCGAATGGGTAGAAGTAATCGAGGGCGAGAGAATTGCTAGATGTTTCCTGAAACCCGGCGAGGAACCCGCAGTAGAATTTGGTTGTGCAAAACCGGGCGTAACAATGCGCGAATATTGCAACAAACACGGATTATGGAAGGCAGAAGCCTAA
- a CDS encoding ferritin — MRDAINEQIKAEFDSAYIYLAMSAYFEDSGLAGMAHWMRKQYKEEIEHAEKFINYLYERGERVIIPEIAKPKDSYTDALEAFKASYAHEQYVTSRIYKLVDLAVAEKDYATQSMLKWFVDEQMEEEDNTSSIVNKIEFLGGDKHSIYLVDRELSAR; from the coding sequence ATGAGAGACGCAATTAACGAGCAGATAAAAGCAGAATTTGACTCAGCTTATATCTATTTGGCAATGTCAGCATATTTTGAGGACTCCGGTTTAGCTGGAATGGCTCATTGGATGCGCAAACAGTACAAAGAGGAAATCGAGCACGCAGAAAAATTCATTAATTATCTTTATGAACGTGGCGAGCGCGTGATTATTCCCGAAATTGCCAAGCCTAAAGACTCATATACAGACGCACTTGAGGCCTTCAAAGCTTCATATGCTCACGAACAATATGTAACATCGCGTATTTATAAGCTCGTTGATCTTGCAGTGGCAGAAAAGGATTACGCGACTCAATCCATGCTGAAATGGTTTGTTGATGAGCAAATGGAAGAAGAAGACAACACAAGCAGCATAGTCAACAAAATAGAATTTCTCGGCGGAGACAAACACAGCATTTATCTTGTTGACCGTGAATTGTCTGCACGTTAA
- a CDS encoding TIGR02757 family protein: MTNDELRAFLEGLYYVYARKELINPDPLYFLYNYKNVRDLEIVGLIASSLAYGRVAQIMKSVEKVLSCLTSKPRKFLLANDNLQIVPKAFKHRFTTSDDVNNLLKNIADIIRKYDSLENFLCECLNSSDKLLLPALDIFSAGLSQGKKEGAFSLITSPKDGSACKRLFLFLKWLVRHDEVDPGGWTVIKPSDLIVPTDTHMFNISRLLEFTDRKQADLRTAIEITEGFKKICPEDPAKYDFVLTRFGIRAGLNKSVLLS; encoded by the coding sequence ATGACTAATGACGAATTAAGAGCATTTCTCGAAGGTTTATATTATGTTTATGCGCGCAAGGAATTAATTAATCCTGATCCGTTATATTTTCTTTATAATTACAAAAATGTGCGGGATTTAGAAATTGTCGGCCTTATAGCGTCTTCACTTGCATATGGGAGAGTAGCGCAAATTATGAAGAGTGTAGAAAAAGTTTTATCATGTCTCACGAGTAAACCCAGAAAATTTTTACTCGCAAATGATAATTTACAAATTGTGCCTAAAGCGTTTAAGCATAGATTTACGACTTCAGACGATGTAAATAATTTGCTCAAGAATATAGCTGACATAATCAGGAAATATGACTCTCTTGAAAATTTTTTATGTGAATGCTTAAATTCTTCCGATAAGTTATTGTTGCCTGCACTTGATATTTTTTCTGCCGGACTCTCACAAGGCAAGAAGGAAGGTGCATTTTCTCTGATAACTTCACCCAAAGACGGGAGCGCGTGCAAGAGATTATTTTTATTTCTAAAGTGGCTAGTCAGACATGATGAAGTAGATCCGGGCGGCTGGACAGTCATAAAACCTAGTGATTTAATAGTGCCTACTGATACACACATGTTTAATATATCTCGTTTGCTTGAATTTACTGACAGGAAGCAGGCGGATTTGAGGACAGCAATAGAGATAACAGAAGGATTCAAGAAAATTTGTCCTGAAGATCCCGCGAAATATGATTTTGTTTTGACTCGTTTTGGAATAAGAGCAGGCTTAAATAAAAGCGTTTTGCTTTCCTGA
- the radA gene encoding DNA repair protein RadA — protein MANSQITRYICSECGHITTTKTGKCPSCNSWGTLELMQESKSSSSNNKIISQKVKIISALDVKSPERILTGIDELDRVLGGGLVPGGVALIGGQPGIGKSTLLLQAAGSVAKKYNLPVLYISGEESDAQVALRASRLHTESENLYLYSGSDLEDALNNLDANKFAFFVLDSVQAMSANNDSGWPGTVTQVRAVAQRVIDSAREKNIPAVMIGHITKDGKIAGPMMLEHMVDTVLNFSGEGYSSYRMLRAVKNRYGSTDELGIFEMREDGLTPVQDKSGLYWNRDDSAVPGVAMTIALEGNTPLAAEIQTLAARTVFPYPRRTSRGIELNRFQLLTAVIERRCNIAVNGHDLYINVAGGLTLQDPSADLPACAAIASALKNVALQAGTCWLGEVGLAGEIRPVTRIELRLKEAARLGFHAAVVSSREKIKFTGIKLIRVSHIDEALAGLLIPLK, from the coding sequence ATGGCAAACTCACAAATCACAAGATATATTTGTTCTGAATGCGGGCATATAACAACGACTAAAACGGGAAAATGTCCTTCTTGTAATTCATGGGGGACACTTGAACTTATGCAGGAGTCTAAATCATCAAGCAGCAACAATAAAATTATCTCGCAGAAAGTAAAAATTATCAGCGCACTTGACGTAAAATCGCCTGAAAGAATCTTAACCGGCATTGATGAACTTGATAGAGTCTTAGGAGGCGGACTCGTTCCAGGCGGAGTCGCTTTAATCGGAGGTCAACCGGGCATAGGAAAATCTACTTTATTGCTTCAAGCTGCCGGAAGTGTCGCGAAAAAATATAATCTTCCTGTGCTTTATATTTCGGGCGAAGAGTCAGATGCTCAAGTTGCTTTGCGTGCTTCAAGACTTCACACGGAGTCAGAAAATTTATATTTATATTCGGGTTCGGACTTGGAAGACGCTTTAAACAATCTCGACGCTAATAAATTTGCATTCTTTGTACTTGACAGCGTGCAGGCAATGAGCGCAAATAATGACTCAGGCTGGCCGGGAACAGTTACTCAAGTTCGCGCAGTTGCACAAAGAGTCATAGACTCAGCCCGTGAAAAAAATATTCCCGCAGTAATGATCGGCCACATCACGAAAGACGGCAAAATCGCAGGCCCTATGATGCTTGAACACATGGTCGACACAGTATTAAATTTTTCCGGTGAGGGTTATTCATCATATAGAATGCTAAGAGCCGTTAAAAATCGTTATGGCAGCACGGATGAGCTTGGAATATTTGAAATGCGCGAAGACGGTTTAACGCCTGTGCAGGATAAAAGCGGCCTTTATTGGAATCGCGATGACTCAGCTGTGCCGGGTGTAGCTATGACTATTGCACTTGAAGGAAATACGCCATTAGCCGCCGAGATTCAAACTTTAGCTGCTCGAACTGTTTTCCCATATCCGAGACGAACATCAAGAGGCATAGAATTAAATCGCTTTCAACTGTTGACGGCCGTAATAGAACGTCGCTGTAATATTGCAGTGAACGGACATGATTTATATATAAATGTTGCAGGAGGTTTGACTCTTCAAGATCCTTCTGCGGATTTGCCTGCGTGTGCTGCGATTGCGTCGGCTTTAAAAAATGTTGCACTTCAGGCGGGTACATGTTGGCTCGGTGAGGTTGGACTCGCGGGAGAAATCCGACCGGTTACACGAATTGAGCTAAGACTAAAGGAGGCCGCACGGTTGGGGTTTCATGCGGCTGTAGTGAGTTCGCGCGAAAAAATAAAATTTACAGGAATCAAATTAATTCGAGTCTCACACATTGATGAAGCTCTTGCAGGGCTGTTAATTCCATTGAAATGA